A portion of the Terriglobia bacterium genome contains these proteins:
- a CDS encoding NADH-quinone oxidoreductase subunit M, protein MDFLASNILTIVTFTPVLGAVLLLFFNRGNVRAIRAFALFITILTFAFSLHLIAHFDSTNPDFQFGIKVPWIPAYGIDYAMGIDGISVFLILLATLLSPLAVLASWSIHDRLKEYFIFMLLLEAGMIGVFVSLDLFLFYVFWEIMLIPMYFLIGVWGGERRIYAAMKFVLYTMVGSVLMLVAIIALYFMHGDATGTFTFSYPQIQSALASGRLVLSPTIEQWLFIAFFLAFAVKVPLFPFHTWLPDAHTEAPTAGSVLLAGVLLKMGTYGFIRFNLPLFPHVSHLFAPLISLLAIVGIIYGALVAMVQPDMKRLVAYSSVSHMGFIVLGIFSFNPQGMEGAVYQMLNHGVSTGALFLIVGIIYDRRHTRLIDEFGGLANRMPIYAAIFLVVTLSSIGLPGLNGFVGEFLILLGTFGANRVRAAAAALGVILSAVYMLWMYQRVIWGEIKNEKNANLVDMVGRERLMLLPLLIAMVWMGVYSNFFLRPMDSTVSKLLNQTQTGRVEYAKQTK, encoded by the coding sequence ATGGACTTTCTGGCATCCAATATCCTGACGATCGTTACGTTCACTCCGGTGCTGGGCGCGGTCCTGCTGTTGTTCTTCAACCGCGGGAATGTCCGTGCGATCCGAGCTTTTGCTCTCTTCATCACTATCCTGACGTTCGCCTTTTCTCTGCACCTCATTGCGCATTTCGATTCGACGAATCCTGATTTCCAATTCGGAATCAAGGTGCCCTGGATTCCCGCCTACGGCATCGACTATGCGATGGGAATCGACGGCATCAGCGTTTTCCTGATCCTGCTGGCCACGCTGCTGAGTCCGCTTGCTGTCCTGGCTTCATGGTCCATTCACGACAGGCTCAAGGAATACTTCATCTTCATGCTGCTGCTCGAGGCCGGGATGATCGGCGTGTTCGTTTCGCTCGACCTGTTCCTCTTCTATGTCTTCTGGGAAATCATGCTCATCCCCATGTATTTCCTGATCGGCGTCTGGGGGGGCGAGCGGCGGATCTATGCCGCAATGAAATTCGTCCTGTACACGATGGTCGGCTCCGTCCTGATGCTGGTGGCTATCATCGCCTTGTACTTCATGCACGGCGATGCCACAGGAACGTTCACCTTCAGCTATCCGCAGATACAATCGGCGCTGGCTTCAGGACGTCTGGTCCTGTCTCCCACCATCGAACAATGGCTGTTCATCGCGTTCTTTCTCGCGTTTGCGGTTAAAGTACCGCTCTTCCCTTTCCATACCTGGTTACCGGATGCGCACACCGAGGCTCCAACGGCGGGTTCGGTACTTCTTGCCGGTGTACTGCTCAAGATGGGAACCTACGGTTTCATCCGATTCAATCTGCCGTTGTTTCCCCATGTGAGCCATTTGTTCGCACCGTTGATTTCACTTCTTGCCATTGTCGGTATCATTTATGGCGCTCTGGTGGCGATGGTTCAGCCGGATATGAAAAGGCTGGTAGCGTATTCTTCCGTCAGCCATATGGGCTTCATTGTTCTCGGAATTTTCAGCTTCAACCCGCAGGGCATGGAGGGCGCCGTTTATCAGATGCTCAATCACGGCGTCTCGACCGGTGCGCTATTCCTGATTGTCGGCATCATCTACGACCGCCGCCACACGCGGCTTATCGATGAGTTTGGCGGGCTCGCCAACCGGATGCCCATATATGCGGCCATCTTTCTCGTGGTGACGCTTTCTTCGATCGGACTTCCCGGCCTTAACGGTTTCGTTGGCGAATTCCTCATCCTCCTGGGCACCTTCGGCGCCAATCGGGTGAGAGCGGCGGCGGCGGCCCTCGGAGTGATTTTGTCCGCTGTCTACATGCTCTGGATGTACCAGCGTGTGATCTGGGGTGAAATCAAGAACGAGAAGAACGCCAACCTTGTGGACATGGTTGGACGCGAGCGCCTGATGCTCCTTCCGCTTCTCATCGCCATGGTCTGGATGGGCGTTTACTCGAACTTCTTTCTGCGGCCAATGGACAGTACGGTGTCGAAGCTTCTGAACCAGACGCAAACCGGCCGGGTTGAATACGCGAAACAAACGAAATGA
- a CDS encoding NADH-quinone oxidoreductase subunit J: MIEILFFFFAALAIGAAINVLVQTHVLYSALSLIVMLTSVSVLFIFLRADFLAVIQVIVYAGAIMVLFTFVIMLLNLPADEDGADRLRWLKFLGIPLGLFFLFLVVATLWRVEVPGGANALLAGSPQAIGHSLFTDYVLPFEATSLLILIALVGAVIFAKKDL; this comes from the coding sequence ATGATCGAGATCTTGTTCTTTTTCTTTGCAGCACTGGCCATCGGCGCCGCGATCAACGTGCTTGTGCAGACGCATGTCCTTTACAGCGCGCTGTCGCTGATCGTTATGCTGACGTCGGTGTCCGTCCTTTTCATATTCCTGCGGGCCGACTTTCTCGCCGTCATCCAGGTGATCGTATATGCCGGCGCCATCATGGTGTTGTTCACATTCGTGATCATGCTTTTGAACCTTCCCGCCGACGAAGACGGCGCCGACCGTTTGCGCTGGCTGAAGTTTCTGGGAATCCCGCTGGGCCTGTTTTTCCTGTTTCTCGTCGTAGCAACGCTGTGGCGTGTCGAAGTCCCGGGCGGGGCGAACGCGCTCCTGGCGGGGAGTCCGCAGGCCATCGGGCACAGTCTTTTTACGGATTATGTGCTGCCGTTCGAAGCGACCTCACTGCTGATCCTGATCGCGCTGGTGGGCGCGGTGATTTTCGCAAAGAAGGATCTATGA
- the ndhC gene encoding NADH-quinone oxidoreductase subunit A produces the protein MIESWAPIGIFFILVTGFGIVVLVGSYLLGVKNPNPRKLAPYECGVTPIGTARERFSVKFYLVAMLFLLFDIEAVFLFPWAVVYRDLKLFGFFEMLLFIATVLAGYIYAWKKGALEWER, from the coding sequence ATGATAGAGAGCTGGGCGCCAATTGGAATCTTCTTCATCCTCGTTACAGGATTCGGCATTGTCGTCCTGGTTGGATCTTATCTTCTCGGAGTCAAGAACCCGAATCCACGCAAGCTTGCGCCCTACGAGTGCGGAGTTACACCCATCGGCACGGCCCGCGAGCGCTTCTCCGTCAAATTTTATCTGGTCGCGATGCTCTTTCTGCTCTTCGATATTGAAGCCGTGTTTCTGTTCCCATGGGCCGTGGTGTATCGCGATCTCAAACTCTTCGGTTTTTTTGAAATGCTTCTCTTCATCGCTACAGTCCTGGCCGGCTATATCTATGCCTGGAAGAAAGGCGCCCTGGAGTGGGAGCGTTAA
- a CDS encoding ATP synthase F0 subunit C, with amino-acid sequence MRKLHAALVLTFVFLMLTTPVFAQGGGGGGTDHASWVVISAGFGMAIASAICGLAQGKAISSACEGLARNPGAAPAIRFALIVGLALIESLAIYTLVVIFAVVRVG; translated from the coding sequence ATGAGAAAACTTCACGCAGCTTTAGTGCTAACGTTTGTTTTTTTAATGCTTACGACGCCGGTTTTTGCCCAGGGCGGAGGCGGTGGCGGGACAGATCACGCAAGTTGGGTGGTGATCAGCGCGGGATTCGGAATGGCGATCGCGTCCGCTATTTGCGGTCTCGCTCAAGGTAAGGCGATCTCGTCCGCTTGCGAAGGTTTGGCGCGTAATCCCGGTGCGGCTCCCGCCATCCGGTTCGCGCTGATTGTCGGTCTGGCGCTTATCGAATCGCTCGCGATTTATACGCTCGTGGTTATCTTCGCGGTTGTGAGAGTCGGATAA
- a CDS encoding alpha/beta hydrolase domain-containing protein, producing the protein MKITALIALAFLIAASTAAAEVPNPTVTGPVSSTGIPGNSAHDYTFFATNHELALQGYVEQEFFIQGTANRYNTPAQATGTVTDGNYPYKTRVVVRRPADAKRFNGTVLVEWYNVTNGFDAENMWFFGWEHMLRGGYIWVGVSTQQVGVTALKAFSMARYGTVDVNHGGTVNMDALSYDIFSQAGQAIRNPKGVDLLGGLKPRHVVAIGESQSASRLSTYVNSIHPLANVYEGFLLFSSLNQKIRTDLNVPVWKMSTEFDVGFGEANVRQADSKLFRSWEIAGTSHVDYHLRMSREPLELRDIGTSSEAKFAPTCGVPDVGTRAPLQYVLAAGLDLLSRWVDKKTPPPAAPPIKIESSERPIKLAHDSNGLALGGIRLAEVAVPTGLNSGTNTGPGACARWGYYKPFDLTTLNKLYPTHVAYVSAVERAANENLRAGFILKADADSTIREARESMIGRMDDLEGKREVPISSFDRNP; encoded by the coding sequence ATGAAAATTACCGCCCTCATCGCGCTGGCCTTTCTGATCGCTGCGAGCACCGCAGCCGCAGAGGTACCGAATCCTACGGTGACAGGTCCCGTTTCGTCGACCGGGATTCCCGGCAACTCTGCTCACGACTACACCTTCTTCGCCACGAATCACGAACTCGCGCTTCAAGGCTACGTCGAACAGGAGTTCTTCATTCAAGGCACAGCGAACCGCTATAACACGCCGGCCCAGGCAACCGGCACCGTGACGGACGGCAATTATCCTTACAAGACTCGCGTGGTGGTGCGTCGTCCGGCGGATGCGAAGCGATTCAACGGAACAGTGCTGGTCGAGTGGTACAACGTGACGAACGGCTTCGATGCTGAAAACATGTGGTTCTTCGGCTGGGAACACATGCTGCGCGGAGGCTACATCTGGGTTGGCGTTTCCACCCAGCAGGTCGGCGTCACGGCTCTTAAGGCGTTCAGCATGGCCCGGTATGGAACGGTCGACGTGAATCACGGTGGAACGGTGAATATGGACGCCCTTTCTTACGACATTTTCTCGCAGGCCGGGCAAGCGATCCGGAATCCGAAGGGCGTCGACCTGCTCGGCGGCCTGAAGCCGCGCCATGTGGTCGCTATCGGTGAATCACAGTCCGCAAGCAGGCTGTCGACTTATGTGAACTCGATTCATCCACTCGCGAACGTCTACGAAGGCTTTCTGCTGTTTTCCTCGCTGAATCAGAAAATACGGACCGACTTGAATGTTCCCGTGTGGAAGATGTCGACTGAATTCGACGTCGGCTTTGGTGAAGCAAACGTGCGGCAGGCGGACTCAAAGCTTTTCCGCTCGTGGGAGATCGCCGGCACATCCCACGTGGACTACCATCTTCGAATGAGCCGCGAGCCGCTGGAACTTCGGGATATCGGCACGTCCTCCGAAGCCAAATTTGCCCCAACCTGCGGGGTTCCGGACGTCGGGACACGCGCTCCTCTACAGTACGTCCTTGCAGCTGGTCTGGATCTTCTGTCACGATGGGTGGATAAAAAGACGCCGCCGCCCGCCGCACCGCCGATCAAAATCGAATCCTCGGAGCGGCCGATCAAGCTTGCTCACGATTCCAATGGACTCGCACTGGGCGGGATACGCCTGGCAGAGGTGGCCGTCCCCACGGGATTAAACAGCGGAACCAACACCGGCCCGGGAGCCTGCGCGCGCTGGGGCTATTACAAGCCTTTCGACCTTACGACGCTGAATAAGCTGTATCCGACGCATGTGGCATACGTCAGCGCCGTGGAACGTGCCGCAAATGAGAATCTACGGGCGGGATTTATTCTGAAAGCAGATGCAGACAGTACGATTCGCGAAGCGAGGGAGTCGATGATCGGGCGAATGGACGACCTGGAGGGGAAGCGGGAGGTCCCGATTTCGAGCTTCGATCGAAACCCCTAA
- the nuoK gene encoding NADH-quinone oxidoreductase subunit NuoK: MIPISWYLILAAVLFLIGVLGFFVKRNIIALLLSVEIMLNAVNLTFVAFSSQRGQISGQIFVFFVLVVAAAEAAVGLALVIAMFRNRESLNVDRSNLLKW, translated from the coding sequence ATGATTCCAATCTCGTGGTATCTGATCCTCGCTGCAGTATTGTTCCTCATCGGCGTGTTGGGCTTTTTCGTCAAACGGAACATCATTGCCCTGTTGCTCTCTGTCGAGATCATGCTGAACGCGGTTAACCTGACCTTCGTCGCGTTCTCGAGTCAGCGGGGCCAGATCAGCGGACAGATTTTCGTTTTCTTCGTGCTCGTCGTGGCCGCGGCCGAAGCCGCAGTCGGCCTGGCTCTGGTCATCGCCATGTTTCGTAACCGCGAGTCGCTGAACGTGGACCGCAGTAATTTGCTGAAGTGGTAA
- the nuoH gene encoding NADH-quinone oxidoreductase subunit NuoH, whose translation MTEYLTSYAFLIVLLKIVIIFGAVMNVVGLLSWVERKMMARVQMRPGPTRVGPFGLFQPLADLLKFVFKEDVIPTNANTFLYIAAPIVSLVPAFLTFSVVPFGPDLQVTDLNVGLLFVFAATSLGVYGIVLGGWASNSKYPLMGAMRSSAQMISYELSLTLSVIGVLMISNTLSLREIVVSQQSTWFGFIPRWNIFLQPVAFAVYLISGIAETNRLPFDLAESEQELVAGWHTEYSSMKFLMFMMAEYANMIAVASLATVLFLGGWSGPMFGPALLQMVLPIVWFVIKVSALIFFYFLLRSTIPRFRYDQLMKFGWKVLLPLALANILVTSLIVAIS comes from the coding sequence ATGACTGAATATCTGACCAGCTATGCTTTCCTGATCGTTCTGCTGAAGATCGTCATCATCTTCGGCGCGGTCATGAATGTGGTCGGCCTTTTGAGTTGGGTGGAGCGAAAAATGATGGCCCGGGTACAGATGCGGCCCGGGCCGACACGCGTCGGTCCTTTCGGTTTGTTTCAGCCGCTGGCGGACCTTTTGAAATTCGTCTTCAAAGAGGACGTCATTCCGACGAATGCGAATACCTTTTTATATATTGCTGCTCCGATCGTCTCCCTGGTTCCCGCATTTTTAACATTTTCAGTGGTTCCTTTCGGGCCGGATCTCCAGGTCACGGATCTCAATGTCGGACTGCTGTTCGTCTTTGCAGCAACCTCGCTCGGTGTGTACGGCATCGTGCTCGGCGGATGGGCTTCGAATTCCAAGTATCCGCTGATGGGAGCAATGCGATCGTCGGCGCAGATGATCAGTTACGAATTGAGCCTGACGTTGTCTGTAATCGGCGTGCTGATGATCTCAAACACGCTCAGTTTGCGCGAGATCGTCGTGTCGCAGCAGAGCACCTGGTTTGGCTTTATTCCGCGCTGGAATATCTTCCTGCAGCCGGTCGCATTTGCCGTCTACCTGATCAGCGGCATTGCGGAGACGAACCGCCTGCCGTTCGACCTGGCGGAGTCCGAGCAGGAACTGGTTGCCGGCTGGCACACGGAATACAGCTCGATGAAGTTCCTGATGTTCATGATGGCGGAATACGCGAACATGATCGCCGTCGCCTCTCTGGCGACGGTTCTTTTTCTCGGCGGCTGGAGCGGTCCGATGTTCGGGCCGGCGTTGCTTCAGATGGTGCTGCCGATCGTGTGGTTCGTGATCAAGGTCTCGGCTTTGATTTTCTTTTACTTTCTCTTACGATCGACGATTCCAAGATTCCGGTACGATCAGTTGATGAAGTTCGGCTGGAAAGTTTTGCTTCCGCTGGCACTGGCCAATATCCTCGTGACCAGCCTCATCGTGGCTATTTCATGA
- a CDS encoding NADH-quinone oxidoreductase subunit N, translating to MNLASLNIYAILPAVILSVFGVAVMVLEPFTAEQNKSSLAWLALAGTVAAMFSLIPMAAQRGQWYSNLWIVDDYDVFLSFVFLLAAALTILTSVDYLARERMNHPEFYTLLLFATAGMVMMAASNDLIMIFLGLEILSIATYVMAGFRRTDLKSNESSLKYFLLGSFSSAFFLYGIALIFGATGSTNLLTIASSLKSPEIQLSLVELSAALMLIALCFKVAVAPFHIWTPDVYEGAPSPVTGFMSVGPKAAGFAVLFRVFLTAFPVIQDRWASAIWLIAALTMILGNVIAVVQPNIKRMLAYSSIAHAGYIAVAFAATSERGVSAALFYLLAYTLMNLGAFAVVTILSRSEDKLVNLTDYAGLGAKRPGLAALLSLFLLSLAGVPGTAGFAGKFFIFRAALESRLVWLAIIGVITTVVSFYYYLYVIVQMYMHDPSEEFSDLRLRGSLKAALFVSSAGVLYMGILPTRVLDWTVNAAQAAFR from the coding sequence ATGAATCTCGCCAGCCTCAACATTTACGCCATCCTTCCCGCGGTCATCCTGTCGGTGTTCGGCGTCGCCGTGATGGTTCTGGAACCCTTCACCGCCGAACAGAACAAATCCAGCCTTGCGTGGCTGGCACTGGCGGGTACGGTGGCAGCGATGTTCTCGCTCATTCCGATGGCAGCGCAGCGCGGGCAGTGGTATTCCAATCTCTGGATCGTCGACGATTACGACGTTTTCCTGAGTTTCGTGTTTCTTCTCGCCGCGGCGCTGACGATCCTCACATCGGTCGATTATCTTGCCCGCGAGCGCATGAACCACCCCGAATTCTATACTTTGCTTTTGTTTGCAACGGCGGGCATGGTGATGATGGCCGCATCGAACGACCTCATCATGATCTTTCTGGGCCTGGAGATCCTTTCCATCGCCACTTACGTCATGGCCGGGTTCCGCAGGACCGATCTGAAGTCGAACGAGTCTTCCCTGAAGTATTTTCTACTGGGCTCGTTTTCCTCCGCTTTTTTCCTCTACGGTATCGCTTTGATTTTCGGCGCCACAGGCAGCACCAATCTCCTGACGATTGCGAGTTCGCTGAAGTCTCCGGAAATCCAATTGAGCCTGGTCGAATTGTCCGCGGCACTGATGTTAATTGCTCTCTGCTTCAAAGTCGCGGTCGCGCCTTTCCACATCTGGACGCCCGACGTCTATGAAGGCGCACCGAGTCCGGTGACGGGTTTCATGTCGGTCGGTCCCAAGGCCGCCGGCTTCGCAGTACTGTTCCGGGTCTTCCTGACGGCATTCCCCGTTATTCAAGATCGATGGGCTTCCGCAATATGGCTTATCGCGGCACTCACAATGATTCTTGGAAACGTGATCGCCGTTGTTCAGCCGAATATCAAGAGAATGCTCGCCTATTCGTCGATTGCCCATGCCGGATACATCGCCGTCGCTTTCGCGGCGACTTCGGAGCGAGGCGTATCCGCTGCCCTCTTTTACCTGCTGGCTTACACGCTGATGAATCTCGGCGCCTTCGCCGTTGTGACCATCCTGAGCAGAAGCGAGGACAAACTCGTAAACCTGACAGACTATGCGGGACTGGGCGCAAAACGGCCGGGACTGGCGGCGTTGCTGTCGCTATTTCTTTTGTCGCTGGCTGGAGTGCCGGGGACGGCGGGATTTGCCGGAAAGTTCTTCATCTTCAGAGCCGCCCTGGAATCGCGGCTGGTCTGGCTCGCGATTATCGGCGTCATAACGACGGTCGTTTCGTTTTATTACTACCTTTACGTCATCGTGCAGATGTACATGCATGATCCCTCTGAAGAGTTTTCCGATCTCCGGCTCCGCGGAAGCCTCAAAGCGGCGCTGTTTGTGTCCTCGGCTGGCGTGCTGTACATGGGAATCCTGCCCACGCGCGTCCTGGACTGGACAGTGAACGCGGCCCAGGCCGCTTTCCGCTGA
- the nuoL gene encoding NADH-quinone oxidoreductase subunit L gives MDAFSLLWLIPVVPLIGAAVNGLAGKRLPKTLVGVIGSGTVGVSFLIALRAFMAMLNTPEQQLPILRDYFTWIQAGRFQAEFGFMLDHLSGLMILIVTGVGFLIHVYSAGYMAHEDGFYRYFAYLNLFVFFMLTLVLANNYLLMFVGWEGVGLCSYLLIGFWFTRKSAVDAGKKAFVVNRVGDFGFILAVMTIFWTFDRIDFAGVFNRLSGPSGFAVEPLGTIGAMTTIGLLLFLGAAGKSAQFPLYVWLPDAMEGPTPVSALIHAATMVTAGVYMIARSAPIYNHAPGALLVVAVVGAFTAIFAASIGLVQNDIKKVLAYSTVSQLGYMFLACGAGVYAAGVFHLMTHAFFKALLFLGAGSVIHGMGGIQDLRKMGGLRKHMPWTHATFLIATIAIAGIPPFAGFFSKDAILWGAWNYASYGKILWAVGLIAASFTSFYMFRLLILAFYGQPRYTEHDVHHVHESPKSMLLPLVVLAGLSMIAGFAGVPPALHGGNRIEQFVMPEARETQSESTDTTGTEMLLMAVSVGAALAGALTAYLFYYAKPALPEQLAAKAHAMYSIVLNKYYVDEIYDAIVVIPIVQTSREFLWKVVDVSIIDGAVNGVGRSVRESAGGLRHMQTGYVRTYAGWILLGGVIVVVWFLR, from the coding sequence ATGGATGCATTTAGCCTTCTCTGGCTCATTCCGGTAGTTCCGTTGATCGGCGCGGCGGTCAACGGACTCGCGGGCAAGCGGCTGCCAAAGACGCTGGTCGGCGTTATCGGATCCGGAACCGTCGGCGTCTCGTTCCTGATTGCGCTGCGCGCCTTCATGGCCATGTTGAATACGCCGGAACAACAGCTTCCGATCCTGCGCGACTACTTCACCTGGATTCAGGCCGGCCGGTTTCAGGCAGAATTCGGATTCATGCTGGATCATCTTTCGGGGCTGATGATCCTCATCGTCACCGGTGTGGGGTTTCTCATCCACGTGTATTCCGCGGGGTACATGGCTCACGAGGATGGGTTTTACCGGTACTTCGCCTACCTGAACCTGTTCGTGTTTTTCATGCTGACTCTCGTTCTCGCGAACAACTATCTGTTGATGTTTGTCGGCTGGGAGGGTGTAGGCCTCTGCTCTTATCTGCTGATCGGGTTCTGGTTCACGCGCAAGTCGGCGGTCGACGCGGGCAAAAAGGCGTTCGTCGTCAACCGGGTCGGTGACTTCGGATTCATTCTCGCGGTGATGACAATCTTCTGGACGTTCGACCGGATCGATTTCGCCGGCGTCTTCAACCGGCTGTCGGGCCCGTCGGGTTTCGCGGTCGAACCGCTTGGCACCATCGGGGCGATGACGACGATCGGGTTATTGTTGTTCCTGGGAGCCGCAGGCAAGTCGGCGCAATTCCCTCTTTACGTGTGGCTTCCGGATGCGATGGAAGGTCCGACCCCGGTCAGCGCATTGATCCATGCGGCAACCATGGTGACCGCGGGGGTTTACATGATCGCGCGGTCCGCTCCCATCTATAACCATGCGCCTGGTGCTTTGCTGGTCGTCGCGGTGGTCGGTGCTTTTACGGCCATTTTCGCGGCTTCGATCGGACTGGTTCAGAACGATATCAAAAAGGTCCTGGCGTACTCGACCGTCAGCCAGCTCGGCTACATGTTTCTCGCTTGCGGCGCGGGCGTCTATGCCGCTGGCGTCTTTCATTTAATGACGCACGCTTTCTTCAAGGCGCTTCTGTTCCTTGGCGCGGGCAGCGTTATTCACGGCATGGGCGGCATTCAGGACCTTCGTAAGATGGGCGGCCTCAGAAAACACATGCCCTGGACCCACGCTACCTTCTTGATCGCCACGATCGCCATCGCCGGAATTCCGCCATTTGCGGGATTCTTCAGCAAGGATGCCATTCTGTGGGGAGCATGGAATTACGCGTCTTATGGAAAGATCCTTTGGGCTGTCGGCCTCATCGCCGCATCTTTCACATCGTTTTATATGTTCCGGCTGCTGATCCTCGCATTCTATGGGCAGCCGCGATATACCGAACACGATGTTCATCATGTGCACGAGTCTCCGAAATCCATGCTGCTGCCTCTTGTCGTCCTGGCGGGATTGTCGATGATTGCCGGGTTTGCGGGCGTGCCTCCGGCGCTTCATGGCGGCAACAGGATTGAACAATTCGTTATGCCGGAAGCTCGTGAAACGCAAAGCGAATCGACGGATACCACCGGCACCGAAATGCTGCTCATGGCCGTATCGGTTGGAGCAGCGCTCGCAGGAGCGCTGACGGCGTATCTTTTTTACTACGCCAAACCCGCATTGCCGGAACAGCTGGCGGCCAAAGCGCACGCCATGTACAGCATCGTCCTCAACAAGTACTACGTCGACGAAATCTACGACGCCATCGTCGTTATACCGATCGTGCAAACTTCCCGGGAATTCCTCTGGAAAGTTGTGGATGTGTCGATCATCGACGGCGCGGTGAATGGGGTCGGCAGGAGCGTCCGTGAGAGCGCGGGAGGCCTGCGCCACATGCAGACAGGTTATGTGCGCACCTATGCCGGCTGGATCCTTTTAGGCGGCGTTATCGTTGTGGTCTGGTTTTTGAGGTGA
- the atpB gene encoding F0F1 ATP synthase subunit A, with protein sequence MEEQATVVKWVNDIFGGPVASLLHLHPAANQLVIPAHVVMETIVVVGLMVFFGILRMTFSLENPGGLQQAFELFVEFVKDELDSNVGHDGPKYISIIGTLGLFILVSNLLGLVPGLESPTGIQVGGINVAAGCAIVVFLFYQFQGFRKQGVVNYLKHFMGPVWWLAPIMVPIELVSHIARPVTLTIRLFANIMAEDMVIVIFLGLIPWFVPLPFMAFGIFGALLQTFIFCTLAMVYLGGAVATEEHH encoded by the coding sequence ATGGAAGAACAGGCAACGGTAGTTAAGTGGGTCAATGACATTTTCGGCGGACCGGTGGCTTCGCTGCTCCATCTGCATCCCGCGGCGAACCAGTTGGTGATTCCCGCCCATGTCGTGATGGAGACAATCGTTGTCGTTGGCTTGATGGTCTTCTTCGGTATCCTCCGTATGACGTTCTCCCTTGAAAATCCGGGAGGTCTGCAGCAAGCCTTTGAACTCTTTGTCGAATTTGTGAAGGACGAACTGGACAGCAACGTCGGCCATGATGGTCCGAAGTACATCAGCATTATCGGCACGCTTGGTCTTTTTATTCTGGTTTCTAATCTGCTCGGCCTTGTGCCGGGTTTGGAATCGCCGACCGGAATTCAGGTGGGCGGTATTAATGTTGCTGCCGGTTGTGCCATTGTCGTGTTTCTTTTTTATCAGTTCCAGGGTTTCAGGAAACAAGGAGTGGTGAATTACCTCAAACACTTCATGGGGCCGGTCTGGTGGCTTGCACCCATCATGGTTCCTATCGAACTGGTCAGCCATATTGCCCGCCCGGTGACGCTCACGATCCGGCTTTTTGCGAATATCATGGCCGAAGATATGGTCATTGTGATCTTCCTGGGGCTGATTCCCTGGTTCGTTCCTTTGCCTTTTATGGCCTTCGGCATCTTCGGCGCACTTCTTCAGACTTTCATTTTCTGTACGCTGGCAATGGTCTACCTCGGCGGCGCTGTCGCAACCGAGGAGCACCATTAA
- a CDS encoding NAD(P)H-dependent oxidoreductase subunit E produces MFSSETEDKFKHLASIYPRKRSALIPMLLLAQREQGYIKPEAIEYIGQYLELDPSEVDSILSFYTLLRRHPVGKYHIMICTNLACLLQGSDEIEACVKRVLGVGLGEVTPDGLFSAIEFECLGSCTTAPVIQVNGEFYENLDAQKTEDIINELRKR; encoded by the coding sequence ATGTTTTCGTCCGAAACCGAAGATAAATTCAAACACCTGGCATCGATCTATCCGCGAAAGCGCTCGGCATTGATTCCCATGCTGCTGCTGGCGCAAAGGGAACAGGGGTACATCAAGCCGGAAGCCATCGAATATATCGGCCAGTACCTCGAACTCGATCCCTCGGAGGTCGATTCGATTCTGTCGTTTTATACGCTTCTGCGGCGCCATCCCGTCGGCAAGTATCACATCATGATATGCACGAATCTCGCCTGCCTGCTGCAGGGCTCGGACGAGATTGAAGCGTGCGTCAAACGCGTGCTGGGAGTAGGTTTGGGCGAGGTGACGCCGGACGGCCTGTTCTCCGCGATTGAGTTCGAGTGCCTCGGCTCTTGCACGACCGCGCCCGTAATACAGGTCAACGGCGAGTTCTACGAGAATCTGGATGCCCAGAAGACGGAAGACATCATCAACGAGCTCCGGAAACGATGA